From a single Nostoc edaphicum CCNP1411 genomic region:
- a CDS encoding N-acetylmuramoyl-L-alanine amidase encodes MGRIFISAAHGGREAGGIDPGAIAGGTTEAREMILLRDLIVTELRARSLEILAVPDDLSATQTITWINSRGRRGDVALEIESDAASSPSVRGASVFYIANNSDRKSNAEQLLVGLLRRVPQLPNRGVKADTNSGLGSLAFCRQTTLPALVMQVGFLSNPEDRALLQTRRRDFALGIADGLVTWSRVIDPTPGTPAEANYPAINININGQNYSEQGVLVNGNAYIPIDLVDRLRIDLSKAANVNRITYRKVVYVKAIELRDFNVAVSWDAATRTVSLRSNLMVCSGQFERVMSNGNTSEVQLQLFLRNNNENALVKFPDIPKLYREEAGIEGVNYDIAFCQMCVETGFLRFGSDIRPEQNNFAGLGAIGGGSEAASFASARIGVRAHIQHLKAYASLEPLVQEVVDPRFRFVTRGIAPLIDQLSGRWSADLDYGTKISAMLKRLYESAGLL; translated from the coding sequence ATGGGACGTATTTTTATATCAGCGGCTCATGGAGGCAGAGAAGCGGGAGGAATCGATCCAGGTGCGATCGCAGGTGGTACAACTGAAGCGAGAGAAATGATTCTGCTGCGGGATTTGATTGTCACGGAACTGAGAGCGCGGAGTTTGGAAATTTTGGCGGTTCCTGATGACTTGAGCGCCACCCAAACTATCACCTGGATCAATTCCCGTGGTCGCCGGGGTGATGTCGCCCTAGAAATTGAATCTGACGCAGCTAGCAGCCCTTCTGTGCGGGGGGCTAGCGTCTTTTATATTGCTAATAATAGCGATCGCAAAAGCAATGCTGAACAGTTGCTAGTGGGGTTATTGCGCCGTGTACCCCAATTACCGAATCGCGGAGTCAAAGCAGATACGAATAGTGGCTTGGGTAGTTTAGCATTCTGTCGCCAGACAACGCTTCCAGCTTTGGTGATGCAAGTGGGGTTTCTCAGCAATCCAGAGGATCGGGCTTTGCTGCAAACTCGTCGCCGCGATTTTGCTTTAGGTATTGCGGATGGATTAGTCACTTGGAGTCGTGTGATTGACCCCACTCCTGGAACTCCAGCCGAAGCAAATTATCCAGCAATTAATATTAATATTAATGGGCAAAATTACTCAGAGCAAGGAGTTTTAGTTAATGGGAATGCTTACATACCTATTGATTTAGTAGACCGCCTACGGATTGACCTTTCAAAAGCAGCTAATGTTAATCGGATTACCTATCGCAAAGTAGTTTATGTTAAAGCGATTGAACTGCGAGATTTTAATGTTGCAGTGAGTTGGGATGCTGCAACACGTACTGTTAGCTTGCGCTCGAATTTGATGGTTTGCTCTGGTCAATTTGAGCGGGTGATGTCAAACGGGAATACTTCAGAAGTACAGTTACAATTATTTCTGAGAAACAATAATGAAAATGCTTTAGTAAAGTTTCCTGACATCCCAAAACTTTATCGGGAAGAAGCAGGGATAGAGGGAGTGAACTATGATATTGCCTTTTGCCAAATGTGTGTAGAAACTGGATTTTTACGGTTTGGTAGCGATATTAGACCTGAGCAAAATAACTTTGCAGGCTTAGGTGCAATTGGTGGTGGTTCGGAGGCTGCTTCTTTTGCAAGTGCCAGAATTGGAGTCAGGGCGCACATCCAACATTTGAAAGCTTACGCCAGTTTAGAACCTCTGGTACAGGAAGTAGTAGATCCCAGGTTTCGCTTTGTCACACGGGGGATTGCGCCATTAATTGATCAGCTATCAGGGCGCTGGTCGGCAGATTTGGATTATGGTACAAAGATTTCAGCAATGCTCAAACGATTATATGAATCAGCAGGACTTCTTTGA
- the dnaG gene encoding DNA primase — MQIPRLHPDTIEEVKLRADIVDVVSEYVVLRKRGKDFVGLCPFHDEKSPSFTVSQTKQMYYCFGCQAGGNAIKFVMELGKRSFADVVLDLARRYQVPVQTLEPEQRQELQRQLSLREQLYEVLASSAQFYQHALRQSQGQKALQYLQSNRQFKEETIQQFGLGYAPAGWETLHRYLVEDKHYPAQILEKAGLIKPRREGGGYYDVFRDRLMIPIRDVQGRVIAFGGRTLTDEQPKYLNSPETELFSKGKTLFALDQAKDGISKLDQAVVVEGYFDAIALHAAGINNAVASLGTALSLEQVRLILRYTESKQLVLNFDADKAGTNAAERAIGEIAELAYKGEVQLKILNLPDGKDADEYLHSHTPEDYGELLTNAPLWLDWQIQQIIQDRDLKQATDFQQVTQQLVKLLKNIANSDTRNYYVSYCAEILSLGDTRLIPLRVENLLTQIAPATATYSKPVSAKKAWGSSKSPLPTPHFPLPTERSLLEHAEALLLRIYLHCPEQRQAIIAELEERDLQFSLSHHRFLWQQILEISSGDGETKNFASLPDLISRLQDQFLEFDSEIGLISHLFHVDEKNQKEILRTPQVVQAAIACMDLVMLEKRYRHFLELWQQTDPETEPERYQSYYQAFYAEKIKLQQIDRQRLFSITDLL, encoded by the coding sequence ATGCAAATCCCCCGCTTGCACCCAGACACAATTGAGGAAGTGAAACTACGGGCTGATATTGTAGATGTCGTCTCGGAATACGTAGTTTTACGCAAACGTGGAAAGGATTTTGTCGGTTTGTGCCCTTTCCACGATGAGAAATCTCCTAGTTTCACCGTCAGTCAGACCAAGCAAATGTATTATTGCTTCGGCTGTCAAGCTGGGGGAAATGCCATTAAGTTTGTCATGGAGTTGGGGAAGCGTTCTTTTGCTGACGTGGTGCTGGATTTAGCACGGCGTTACCAAGTACCTGTGCAAACTCTCGAACCTGAACAACGCCAAGAATTGCAGCGTCAGCTATCTTTGCGTGAGCAGTTGTATGAAGTTCTGGCTTCGTCAGCACAGTTTTATCAACACGCCCTCAGACAATCACAAGGGCAAAAGGCTCTTCAATATTTACAATCTAACCGCCAATTCAAAGAAGAAACTATACAGCAATTTGGTTTAGGTTACGCTCCCGCAGGTTGGGAAACCCTTCATCGCTATCTAGTGGAAGACAAACATTATCCAGCGCAAATATTAGAAAAAGCGGGATTGATTAAGCCACGTAGGGAAGGAGGCGGTTATTATGATGTATTTCGCGATCGCCTGATGATTCCCATCCGTGATGTTCAAGGGCGCGTCATTGCCTTTGGTGGGAGAACTCTAACTGATGAACAGCCTAAATATTTGAATTCACCAGAAACCGAACTTTTTAGTAAAGGTAAAACCTTATTTGCCCTCGATCAAGCCAAAGATGGAATTTCTAAACTCGATCAAGCGGTGGTGGTAGAGGGATATTTTGATGCGATCGCTCTCCACGCTGCTGGTATTAATAACGCCGTCGCCTCACTCGGTACAGCTTTAAGCTTAGAACAAGTCCGGTTAATATTACGCTACACCGAATCAAAACAATTAGTACTCAACTTTGATGCTGATAAAGCCGGAACTAATGCTGCGGAACGGGCGATCGGTGAAATTGCTGAGTTAGCATACAAAGGCGAAGTTCAGCTAAAGATTCTGAATTTACCCGATGGTAAAGATGCTGATGAATATTTACATAGCCACACTCCAGAAGATTATGGAGAACTGCTAACAAATGCGCCACTTTGGCTAGACTGGCAGATTCAGCAAATTATTCAAGACCGCGACTTAAAACAGGCTACTGATTTTCAGCAAGTAACTCAGCAATTAGTCAAATTACTTAAAAATATAGCTAACAGCGATACACGCAACTATTATGTTTCCTACTGTGCAGAAATACTCAGCTTGGGAGATACCAGACTTATACCCCTACGAGTCGAAAATCTGCTAACTCAAATTGCTCCGGCTACGGCTACATACTCTAAACCTGTGTCAGCGAAGAAAGCATGGGGAAGTAGCAAATCCCCACTCCCCACTCCCCACTTCCCACTCCCCACAGAACGCAGCCTTTTAGAACACGCAGAAGCCTTGTTATTGCGAATTTACTTGCATTGTCCTGAACAGCGTCAAGCGATTATTGCCGAACTAGAGGAGCGAGATTTGCAATTTAGTCTTTCCCACCACCGATTTTTATGGCAACAGATTTTAGAAATTTCATCTGGTGATGGAGAAACGAAAAATTTTGCGTCTCTACCAGATTTAATTTCCCGCCTGCAAGACCAGTTCTTAGAATTTGACAGCGAGATCGGGTTAATTTCCCATTTATTTCATGTAGATGAAAAAAACCAGAAAGAAATACTGCGGACTCCGCAAGTAGTTCAAGCTGCGATCGCTTGCATGGATTTGGTGATGCTTGAAAAACGTTATCGCCACTTTTTGGAACTATGGCAACAAACCGATCCCGAAACTGAACCAGAGCGCTATCAATCGTATTATCAGGCTTTCTACGCTGAAAAAATCAAGCTTCAGCAAATAGATCGACAACGGTTATTTTCGATCACAGACTTGTTGTAG
- a CDS encoding DEAD/DEAH box helicase: protein MSFSHLGLSNEIIRAVTERGYTEPTPIQMQAIPAVLSGSDLLAGAQTGTGKTASFTLPLLHRLSSNKGKGTSNGYPPIRALILTPTRELAAQVEESVREYGKYLNLNSMVMFGGVGINLQKQRLRGRVDILVATPGRLLDHVQQGTLNLSHIEVLVLDEADRMLDMGFIHDIRRILSLLPKQRQNLLFFATFSDKIKALAAGLLNNPKMIEVARRNVTAETIAQKVYQVDRDKKRQLLAHLIRRDNWYQVLVFTRTKYGADRLVKQLGEDRIQALAIHGNKSQPVRTNALAKFKNGTLQVLVATDIAARGLDISELPHVVNFDLPNVPEDYVHRIGRTGRAGASGEAVSLVCVDEQHLLTDIEKLIEQRLPKEVVDGFGPNPDIKAEPIANGRQHRAKTGGDKRPARTAKPLPQTSAKRKAAPPATNGDNRNRSSASRRSAKRDR, encoded by the coding sequence ATGTCTTTTTCTCATCTCGGCTTGTCCAATGAAATTATCCGTGCCGTTACCGAACGAGGGTACACGGAACCCACGCCAATCCAGATGCAGGCGATTCCCGCTGTATTATCTGGTAGCGATTTGTTAGCTGGCGCACAAACTGGCACTGGAAAGACCGCTAGTTTTACCCTACCGCTTTTGCATCGTTTGTCGTCCAACAAGGGCAAAGGTACATCTAATGGATACCCACCAATTCGGGCGCTAATTCTCACCCCGACTCGCGAACTCGCTGCACAAGTGGAAGAAAGCGTGCGCGAGTATGGCAAGTACTTAAATCTAAACTCAATGGTGATGTTTGGCGGAGTCGGTATTAATCTGCAAAAACAGCGTTTGAGGGGTCGAGTAGATATTTTGGTCGCTACTCCAGGGCGACTACTAGACCACGTACAGCAGGGGACGCTCAACCTGTCGCATATTGAGGTTTTAGTGCTGGATGAAGCAGATCGGATGTTGGACATGGGCTTTATTCATGATATCCGCCGCATCCTTTCACTTCTGCCCAAACAGCGACAGAATTTGCTATTTTTCGCTACTTTCTCAGACAAAATTAAGGCACTAGCCGCCGGACTGCTCAATAACCCGAAGATGATTGAGGTAGCACGCCGCAACGTTACCGCCGAAACGATCGCCCAGAAAGTTTACCAGGTAGACCGTGACAAGAAACGTCAATTACTTGCTCACTTGATTCGGCGAGATAATTGGTATCAAGTGCTAGTGTTCACTCGCACTAAATATGGTGCTGACCGTTTGGTTAAGCAGTTGGGTGAAGACCGGATTCAAGCACTGGCAATTCACGGTAATAAGAGCCAGCCGGTGCGTACTAATGCTCTAGCAAAGTTCAAAAATGGCACATTACAAGTATTGGTGGCGACGGACATTGCTGCTAGGGGTCTTGATATCAGCGAACTGCCCCATGTAGTTAACTTCGATTTGCCCAATGTACCAGAAGATTATGTTCATCGCATTGGTCGCACCGGTCGCGCTGGTGCATCAGGTGAAGCCGTGTCGCTGGTGTGCGTTGATGAACAGCATCTATTGACAGATATTGAAAAACTGATCGAGCAGCGCTTACCAAAGGAAGTGGTTGATGGCTTTGGCCCCAACCCCGACATCAAGGCTGAACCAATCGCAAATGGACGGCAACACAGAGCCAAAACTGGAGGTGATAAGCGTCCGGCTCGGACTGCTAAACCGCTACCACAGACATCGGCTAAACGTAAGGCAGCGCCACCTGCCACGAATGGTGATAATCGTAATCGTTCTTCCGCATCGCGCCGTTCTGCGAAACGCGATCGCTGA
- the infC gene encoding translation initiation factor IF-3, with protein MNKWEKFIIAIQKQLINSQIKSPSVFLIDHENNNRGLIDTNEALQLAESLELDLVVVSQGKDAPIAKILNYGKLQYQKKKRQSQSARPTVKEVRFGLNVGVADYNLRIEKAVQWLSKGDSVKFAIRLRGREHQYRDQAGELLDRIANDLSQVGKIQSLDKRALIVQVIPA; from the coding sequence TTGAACAAATGGGAGAAATTCATTATCGCAATCCAAAAGCAACTGATTAATTCACAAATCAAGTCACCTAGTGTCTTCTTGATTGACCATGAGAATAACAATCGTGGTCTGATTGACACCAATGAGGCGCTACAGCTAGCTGAAAGCTTAGAGCTTGACTTAGTTGTAGTCTCCCAAGGTAAAGACGCTCCGATCGCGAAGATTCTCAACTATGGGAAGCTTCAGTATCAAAAGAAAAAACGTCAGAGCCAGAGTGCTAGACCTACGGTAAAGGAAGTTAGGTTCGGTCTAAACGTGGGTGTCGCTGATTACAATTTACGTATTGAGAAAGCAGTTCAGTGGTTGAGTAAAGGCGATTCAGTCAAGTTTGCCATCCGTTTACGAGGCCGAGAACATCAATATCGTGACCAAGCAGGAGAACTGCTAGACCGAATTGCCAATGATCTCAGTCAAGTAGGTAAAATCCAGTCACTGGATAAACGCGCACTAATTGTTCAAGTCATTCCTGCCTAG
- a CDS encoding TetR/AcrR family transcriptional regulator yields MVRIKSDEVDRDNSVDKVEQILQGAMQEFLQNGYAGTSMDRVAVAAGVSKATVYSHFQDKEGLFKVLLEQLASKKNNSIFGTEPIGKEPAAVLHHLGTKALDLMNSDQEHTAFMRVLIGESGRFPELAQICVRAMIKPVAETLTQYLAAPELNIPDPEATARILLGALVHFHITQDVMHGRDIIPMESDRLIDALIHLITKRAD; encoded by the coding sequence ATGGTACGCATTAAATCTGACGAAGTTGATCGCGATAATTCCGTTGATAAAGTGGAGCAAATTCTGCAAGGGGCAATGCAAGAGTTTCTCCAAAATGGTTATGCTGGTACAAGTATGGATCGAGTAGCAGTAGCAGCAGGTGTTTCTAAAGCGACAGTCTACAGCCACTTTCAAGATAAAGAAGGACTTTTTAAAGTACTGTTAGAGCAACTGGCGAGCAAAAAGAATAACTCTATTTTTGGCACAGAACCTATTGGCAAAGAACCAGCAGCCGTACTACATCACTTAGGTACTAAAGCATTAGATTTGATGAATAGCGACCAAGAACATACTGCATTTATGCGAGTATTAATAGGGGAATCTGGTCGTTTTCCTGAGTTAGCTCAAATTTGTGTCCGAGCGATGATTAAGCCAGTGGCGGAAACTCTCACTCAATACTTGGCCGCTCCTGAGCTAAATATACCTGACCCAGAGGCAACAGCAAGAATTCTTTTAGGAGCGTTAGTGCATTTTCATATTACTCAGGATGTGATGCATGGGAGAGATATTATACCAATGGAAAGCGATCGCTTGATTGATGCCTTGATACACTTAATCACTAAACGCGCCGATTGA
- a CDS encoding ABC exporter membrane fusion protein, giving the protein MVQNWKLEDLKSPQNLLRSPTTLAIITSLLIGGVSVYTVLKFQATANEKQIAPVAVQPVVKTVTALGRLEPNGEVIKLSATSSTEGSLLQKLLVKEGDRVQAGQVIAIMDSRDRLQASLVEAQKQVQVAKSNLDQVKAGAKQGEIGAKQAAVSRLQVELEGNVKTQQATIDRLEADLQGQRESLQATVDRVAAEKRNAQVDVQRYEALYKAGAISSQQADQKRLSAETSTQQVIENQANKTRTVATLEQQIKEAKANRNQTLASLQQQINEAKATLNQTAEVRPTDIANAQAEVDSAQATVAKIKAQLNQAYVRAPDAGQILKINTRAGETVSNDGIVELGRTDQMYAVAEVYQSDINKVRSGQRVKVISDSLPGELQGTVDWMGMQVQRQNLVNSDPSSNIDARVVEVHVRLDEVSSVKAAKFTNLQVKAVIEL; this is encoded by the coding sequence ATGGTGCAGAACTGGAAACTAGAGGATTTAAAGTCTCCCCAAAATCTTTTGCGATCGCCAACTACACTAGCAATAATTACATCTCTACTAATAGGCGGAGTTAGTGTTTACACGGTACTAAAGTTCCAGGCTACCGCCAATGAGAAGCAAATAGCGCCAGTAGCTGTTCAGCCAGTAGTAAAAACAGTTACAGCATTGGGACGCTTAGAACCAAATGGAGAAGTTATAAAACTGTCTGCAACTTCTTCGACAGAAGGAAGTCTGCTTCAGAAGCTATTGGTGAAAGAAGGCGATCGCGTCCAAGCTGGACAGGTAATTGCCATTATGGATAGTCGCGATCGCTTGCAAGCAAGTTTAGTTGAAGCCCAAAAACAAGTTCAAGTTGCCAAATCCAACCTTGACCAGGTAAAAGCGGGAGCAAAACAGGGAGAAATTGGAGCAAAACAAGCTGCTGTCAGCCGTCTGCAAGTCGAATTAGAAGGAAATGTCAAAACTCAGCAAGCCACAATTGATCGCCTAGAAGCAGACTTGCAAGGACAACGAGAGAGTTTACAAGCAACGGTGGATCGGGTTGCAGCCGAAAAGCGGAACGCTCAAGTAGATGTGCAACGCTACGAAGCTTTATACAAAGCAGGGGCAATTTCTAGTCAGCAAGCCGATCAAAAACGCTTGAGTGCAGAAACTTCTACTCAGCAGGTAATCGAAAACCAAGCCAATAAGACAAGAACTGTAGCTACTTTAGAACAGCAAATTAAAGAAGCCAAAGCGAACCGCAACCAAACCCTCGCTAGCTTGCAACAGCAGATTAACGAAGCCAAAGCCACCCTTAACCAAACCGCTGAAGTCCGTCCTACAGATATTGCCAACGCTCAAGCAGAGGTAGACAGCGCTCAAGCGACTGTGGCAAAAATTAAAGCGCAACTTAATCAGGCTTATGTCCGCGCACCGGATGCGGGACAAATTCTGAAGATTAATACAAGGGCTGGAGAAACCGTTTCTAATGACGGGATTGTGGAACTAGGTCGAACCGACCAGATGTATGCAGTCGCAGAAGTTTACCAAAGTGATATTAACAAAGTGCGATCGGGGCAACGGGTCAAGGTAATAAGCGATTCCCTCCCCGGAGAATTACAGGGAACCGTCGATTGGATGGGGATGCAGGTACAGCGGCAAAATCTCGTCAACAGTGACCCCTCTAGCAATATTGACGCCAGAGTAGTGGAAGTACATGTGCGACTAGATGAAGTATCTAGCGTCAAAGCTGCAAAGTTTACCAACCTACAAGTAAAGGCGGTAATTGAACTGTGA
- the devC gene encoding ABC transporter permease DevC yields the protein MIGFIQQLRQRTPLGWLQLSHEKSRLLVALGGIAFADILMFMQLGFQTALFESNTKLHNSIQADIFLVSPQARNVLNASTFTRRRLYQAMDVQGVKSAEPMYVNIVDWKNPKTRQKTSVLVIGINPEKQAFDLPDVNSQIDRVKLPDTLLFDRASRGDYQEAIAQVAQGKPVTTEIDRRTITISGLFSIGASFAADGNLITSDQNFLRLFPKREASSVSIGLIQLEPGYDPKQIKAALESHLDDDIKVLTKAEFIEFETDYWKKNTAIGFIFSLGVGMGFMVGVIIVYQVLSTDVNSHLKEYATFKAMGYNNFYLLGVVFEEAIILAILGFIPGAIAPLGLYALTRNATNLPLYMTVARATTVLILTMIMCIISGAIATRKLQSADPADMF from the coding sequence GTGATTGGATTTATTCAACAACTGCGGCAGCGAACCCCCCTGGGATGGTTGCAACTGAGTCATGAAAAAAGCCGTCTATTGGTAGCATTGGGAGGCATTGCTTTCGCTGATATTCTTATGTTCATGCAGCTAGGGTTTCAGACCGCCTTATTTGAAAGTAATACTAAGTTGCACAACAGTATCCAGGCTGATATTTTTCTAGTTAGTCCTCAAGCCCGTAACGTGTTAAATGCGTCCACCTTTACGCGGCGGCGGCTGTATCAGGCAATGGATGTACAAGGGGTGAAGTCCGCAGAACCAATGTATGTCAACATTGTCGATTGGAAGAATCCTAAAACACGCCAAAAGACATCTGTGCTAGTTATCGGGATCAATCCTGAAAAGCAAGCGTTTGACTTACCGGATGTGAACAGCCAGATAGATCGGGTGAAGCTACCAGATACCCTTCTGTTCGATCGCGCCTCTAGAGGAGATTATCAAGAAGCGATCGCTCAAGTTGCACAAGGGAAACCTGTGACAACTGAAATTGACCGCCGGACAATTACCATTAGCGGCTTATTTTCAATCGGGGCTTCCTTTGCGGCTGATGGCAACCTGATTACCAGCGACCAGAATTTCTTGCGGCTATTTCCTAAACGAGAAGCAAGTAGTGTCAGTATAGGTTTGATTCAACTAGAACCAGGCTATGATCCCAAACAAATCAAAGCAGCTTTAGAATCTCATTTAGATGATGATATTAAAGTTTTAACCAAAGCAGAATTTATCGAATTTGAAACAGATTATTGGAAAAAAAATACAGCCATCGGGTTTATCTTCAGCCTGGGTGTAGGAATGGGGTTTATGGTAGGCGTGATTATCGTCTATCAAGTTCTTTCTACAGATGTGAATTCCCATCTCAAAGAATACGCCACTTTCAAAGCAATGGGCTATAACAATTTCTATTTATTAGGCGTGGTGTTTGAAGAGGCAATAATTTTGGCAATCTTGGGCTTTATTCCAGGAGCGATCGCACCTTTAGGACTTTATGCTTTAACTCGCAATGCCACCAATTTACCACTCTATATGACGGTAGCGCGAGCCACCACAGTGTTAATACTAACAATGATTATGTGTATTATTTCTGGTGCGATCGCCACTCGGAAATTACAGTCCGCTGACCCCGCAGATATGTTTTAA
- a CDS encoding DevA family ABC transporter ATP-binding protein, with product MTSQSVISVKNLDHYFGNGQLRKQVLFDINLDINAGEIIIMTGPSGSGKTTLLTLAGGLRSAQSGSLQILGQELCGASTGQLTQVRRNNGYIFQAHNLHGSLTVLQNVRMGLEVHNNISPAEMKTRSAQMLEEVGLGNRLNYYPDDLSGGQKQRVAIARALVGRPKIVLADEPTAALDSKSGRDVVNLMQKLAKEHDCTILLVTHDNRILDIADRIVYMEDGKLVNDRAVVAAS from the coding sequence ATGACTAGTCAATCCGTTATCTCTGTTAAAAATCTCGACCACTATTTTGGTAATGGTCAACTCCGTAAGCAAGTTCTTTTTGATATCAACCTGGATATTAACGCTGGCGAAATTATTATTATGACTGGGCCTTCTGGTTCTGGTAAAACGACACTTCTCACCTTAGCAGGCGGCTTGCGTTCTGCCCAATCCGGTAGTTTGCAGATATTGGGACAAGAACTTTGTGGCGCTAGTACAGGACAACTTACCCAAGTGCGACGCAATAATGGTTATATTTTCCAAGCGCACAACTTGCACGGTAGCCTGACAGTACTCCAGAACGTCAGAATGGGCTTGGAAGTGCATAATAATATTTCACCAGCAGAAATGAAAACCCGGTCAGCCCAAATGTTAGAGGAGGTAGGATTAGGAAATCGCCTCAATTATTATCCTGATGATTTATCTGGGGGACAAAAACAAAGAGTTGCGATCGCTCGTGCATTGGTTGGTCGTCCTAAAATTGTTTTAGCAGATGAACCTACCGCCGCCCTTGACAGCAAATCGGGACGAGATGTGGTTAACCTCATGCAAAAACTAGCTAAAGAGCATGACTGTACCATTCTCTTGGTTACTCATGACAACCGCATTCTAGATATTGCCGATCGCATCGTCTATATGGAAGATGGCAAGTTAGTAAATGATCGTGCTGTTGTTGCAGCCAGTTAA
- a CDS encoding ABC exporter membrane fusion protein — translation MRNSKLGYRTFPKSILRPSVAIGIIASLLIGGISFYIVKRWQNYVNPETQVPATQLPQLKTVTALGRLEPQGKVIKLSAAVSAEGSRVEKLLVKEGDRVKAGQLIAILNSRDRLQAALKEAQEEVKVAQANLNRTQAGAKRGEIAAQKAAIARLEAERQGDLNAQAATIERFQAEVRNAQAEDERYQQLYQQGAISASQRDSKRLNLETAQKSLQEAQSLLNRTQSTSQQQVKQATATLDEIAEVRGVDVEAAKAEVNRAVAAMNLAKVNLNQAEVRSPQNGQVFEIHTHPGELVSNDGIADIGQTSQMYVIAEVYESDIGKVHSGQQVRVFGDYLPIELQGIVDRKGLQVRRQNVINTDPVSNIDNRVVEVHIRLDEASSRKAATLTNMQVKAVIEL, via the coding sequence GTGCGAAACTCAAAGCTAGGGTACAGAACGTTCCCTAAGTCTATTCTGCGTCCATCTGTTGCTATAGGTATAATTGCATCTTTATTGATTGGCGGAATAAGTTTTTATATAGTAAAACGCTGGCAAAATTATGTAAATCCAGAGACACAAGTGCCAGCAACACAATTGCCACAGTTAAAAACGGTAACAGCTTTAGGGCGGCTCGAACCACAGGGGAAAGTAATTAAACTCTCTGCTGCGGTGTCTGCGGAAGGAAGCCGGGTAGAAAAGTTGTTGGTGAAGGAGGGGGATAGAGTAAAAGCAGGACAATTGATCGCAATTTTGAACAGCCGCGATCGCTTGCAAGCAGCATTAAAAGAAGCGCAGGAAGAGGTAAAAGTAGCCCAGGCAAACCTAAACCGCACCCAAGCAGGTGCTAAACGTGGTGAAATTGCTGCCCAAAAAGCTGCGATCGCTCGTTTAGAGGCAGAACGCCAAGGTGATCTTAATGCCCAAGCCGCGACAATTGAGCGATTCCAAGCCGAAGTGCGTAACGCCCAAGCAGAAGACGAACGTTATCAGCAACTATATCAACAAGGCGCAATTTCCGCTTCTCAACGGGATAGTAAGCGTTTAAACTTGGAAACCGCCCAAAAAAGCTTGCAAGAAGCACAGTCACTATTAAATCGTACCCAATCAACTAGTCAGCAACAAGTTAAACAAGCTACAGCCACGCTTGATGAAATTGCCGAAGTGCGCGGAGTGGATGTAGAAGCAGCTAAAGCAGAAGTCAATCGTGCCGTAGCAGCGATGAATCTGGCAAAAGTTAATCTTAATCAGGCTGAGGTGCGATCGCCTCAAAATGGACAGGTCTTTGAGATCCATACCCATCCTGGGGAATTAGTATCAAATGATGGCATTGCAGATATCGGCCAAACCAGCCAGATGTATGTCATAGCCGAAGTCTACGAAAGCGATATCGGCAAAGTGCATTCAGGGCAGCAAGTACGAGTATTTGGTGATTACCTCCCGATCGAATTACAGGGAATCGTAGATCGCAAAGGTTTGCAAGTGCGACGACAGAATGTCATCAACACAGATCCCGTCAGCAATATCGACAACAGAGTAGTAGAAGTCCATATCCGACTAGATGAAGCTTCCAGCCGAAAAGCTGCCACCTTAACCAATATGCAAGTTAAGGCAGTAATTGAATTGTGA